From one Idiomarina sp. X4 genomic stretch:
- the rlmH gene encoding 23S rRNA (pseudouridine(1915)-N(3))-methyltransferase RlmH: MQIQLLAVGTKMPTWVKEGFEQYQKRFPNDCKFVLTEIAAHKRTKKADVNRIMQEEGKALIQAIPKGNKVITLEVNGKAWDTPKLAQQLAAWQMDGRDVTLLVGGPEGLSNDCLALAEQRWSLSKLTLPHPMVRLIVAESLYRAWSLNNNHPYHRE, from the coding sequence GTGCAAATCCAGTTACTTGCGGTTGGCACTAAGATGCCAACCTGGGTAAAAGAAGGCTTTGAGCAATACCAAAAGCGTTTCCCTAACGACTGCAAATTTGTATTGACCGAGATTGCGGCCCACAAGCGTACAAAGAAAGCCGATGTGAACCGAATCATGCAGGAAGAAGGCAAGGCGCTTATTCAAGCTATCCCCAAAGGTAACAAAGTCATTACACTGGAAGTGAACGGTAAAGCCTGGGATACGCCGAAGCTGGCTCAACAACTTGCAGCCTGGCAAATGGACGGGCGCGATGTTACGTTGCTGGTTGGTGGCCCTGAGGGGTTATCGAATGACTGTCTCGCGCTTGCGGAGCAACGTTGGTCGTTATCAAAGCTGACGCTGCCGCACCCAATGGTTCGATTAATTGTTGCAGAAAGCCTTTACCGAGCATGGAGTTTGAATAATAATCACCCTTATCACAGAGAATAA
- the mrdA gene encoding penicillin-binding protein 2 → MRQRTTIRDHEAESAIFARRAMVAIVIVVAVFVLLASNMFHLQVSEHNELQTRSNDNRIKLVPLAPNRGLIYDRNGVLLAENKPIYSIDVTPEEVPDLDATLTSLQNLLGFPDETLEQFEQNLKSQRRFNNVPLLDNVNEKELATFAAHQHKFPGVSLEARLIRSYPYADLLTHAVGYVAKINQQDVNRLKEQGELANYAASRTIGKLGIEKYYEKQLHGTVGYQSVEVNNRGRAVRTLSIEAPEPGVDVILELDIELQKKAVELLGESRGSIILMNNDTGAILAMASTPSYNPNWFVNGISVKQYRSLLNSKDSPLLNRATQGAYPPASTVKPQIALLGLEDGTITKDTRIWDPGWFEIKGVDRRYRDWLAWGHGWVDVTSAITESCDTFYYDMSLKLGIDKISDFMTKFGFGEITGIDIHEEVPALMPSRGWKRARFGQPWYAGETLSVGIGQSYWTATPIQLTVATSIVANEGKHVIPRLLRGTLDGGQVSEALITHNRPVEVKKPAHWDVIKDALKKVNMSDTGTARSAFRDAEYSSAGKTGTAQVRSLGEDEEYNAEEIAERYRDNAMYVGYAPATDPKVTIVVAIENSLGGGGSVAAPVARKMLDAWHSRYMIKDNQQVKDNADN, encoded by the coding sequence ATGCGTCAGCGCACAACCATACGTGATCACGAAGCCGAATCAGCTATTTTTGCCCGCCGTGCGATGGTCGCTATCGTTATTGTTGTGGCAGTATTCGTACTGCTGGCGTCCAATATGTTCCACTTACAAGTGAGTGAACATAACGAACTGCAAACCCGTTCGAACGACAACCGAATTAAGCTTGTTCCTTTAGCCCCTAACCGAGGACTGATTTACGATCGTAACGGCGTTTTGTTAGCTGAAAACAAGCCTATTTACAGTATTGATGTTACCCCGGAAGAAGTGCCTGACTTAGACGCCACCCTGACATCCCTCCAAAATTTGCTAGGGTTCCCCGATGAGACTCTTGAGCAATTTGAACAAAACTTAAAAAGCCAACGACGCTTTAACAATGTGCCATTACTCGACAATGTGAATGAAAAAGAACTTGCTACATTCGCAGCGCATCAACATAAATTCCCCGGGGTAAGCCTGGAAGCCCGCCTTATCCGCAGTTATCCCTATGCGGATTTACTAACCCACGCTGTCGGCTACGTTGCCAAAATTAACCAACAGGACGTCAATCGCCTTAAAGAACAAGGCGAACTTGCTAATTACGCAGCCAGTCGCACCATCGGTAAACTAGGCATTGAAAAGTATTACGAAAAGCAGCTTCACGGCACTGTCGGTTATCAAAGTGTTGAAGTAAATAACAGGGGGCGTGCCGTTCGCACGCTAAGCATTGAAGCGCCTGAACCTGGAGTAGACGTGATTCTCGAGCTTGATATTGAACTCCAGAAAAAGGCCGTTGAGCTGCTTGGGGAAAGCCGGGGATCAATTATTCTTATGAATAACGATACCGGTGCTATTCTTGCTATGGCAAGTACCCCAAGCTATAACCCGAACTGGTTTGTGAACGGTATCTCAGTCAAGCAGTATCGTTCATTATTGAACTCTAAAGACAGCCCACTGCTCAACCGGGCAACTCAAGGCGCTTACCCGCCCGCTTCAACCGTTAAGCCGCAGATTGCACTCCTCGGTCTTGAAGACGGCACCATTACTAAAGACACCCGCATATGGGACCCTGGCTGGTTCGAAATTAAAGGCGTAGACAGACGTTACCGAGATTGGCTTGCCTGGGGTCATGGCTGGGTCGATGTAACCAGCGCAATTACTGAAAGCTGTGACACGTTTTACTACGACATGTCGCTTAAACTAGGTATCGATAAAATATCTGACTTTATGACAAAGTTTGGGTTTGGTGAAATCACAGGCATTGATATCCATGAAGAAGTACCTGCACTCATGCCATCCCGCGGCTGGAAAAGGGCTAGATTTGGTCAGCCCTGGTACGCCGGTGAAACGTTATCGGTAGGTATCGGACAAAGTTACTGGACAGCGACGCCGATTCAACTGACCGTCGCAACTTCTATTGTCGCAAACGAGGGAAAACATGTTATCCCTCGGCTACTTCGCGGCACTTTAGATGGGGGGCAAGTGTCAGAAGCATTAATTACTCACAACCGTCCCGTAGAAGTTAAAAAACCGGCACACTGGGACGTTATTAAAGACGCACTGAAGAAAGTGAACATGAGTGACACCGGCACGGCACGTTCAGCATTTAGAGACGCCGAATACAGTTCAGCCGGTAAAACAGGTACGGCGCAAGTTCGGAGCCTGGGCGAGGACGAAGAGTACAACGCTGAAGAAATTGCAGAGCGCTACCGCGACAACGCTATGTACGTAGGCTACGCACCGGCAACTGACCCTAAAGTCACTATCGTCGTTGCTATTGAGAATTCACTCGGTGGTGGTGGCAGCGTGGCGGCACCTGTTGCTCGTAAAATGCTTGATGCATGGCATTCGCGTTACATGATAAAGGACAACCAGCAGGTGAAAGATAATGCTGACAACTGA
- the rodA gene encoding rod shape-determining protein RodA — protein sequence MLTTEERQRNPLLKKIHIDGPLVLALVTLSVVSLFVIFSASGQDIAMMQRQSVRILASFVVLFVLAQVPPRALSRLAVPLFLLAVLLLVAVLAFGEMGKGAQRWLDIGPITIQPSEIMKLAMPLMLAWYMDRRQIPPTLTHLFGGLLLVLIPTLLIAKQPDLGTSLIVASAGLFVIFLAGLSWRLVMTAAVAAAAFAPVLWFYLMHDYQRERVLTFLNPERDPLGSGYHIIQSQIAIGSGGIDGKGWLQGTQSQLEFLPERHTDFIFSVFSEEFGLTGVVLLLALYGFVILRGLILAMRAQDIFSKLLAGSITLTFFVYVFVNIGMVSGLLPVVGVPLPLISYGGTSMVTLMAGFGILMSIATHHRLIINN from the coding sequence ATGCTGACAACTGAAGAACGACAGCGGAACCCTCTACTTAAAAAAATTCATATTGACGGACCTTTAGTTTTGGCTCTTGTTACGCTTTCGGTTGTCAGTTTGTTCGTGATTTTTAGCGCCTCAGGCCAAGATATAGCGATGATGCAGCGTCAGTCAGTCCGGATTTTGGCATCCTTCGTAGTACTGTTCGTTCTCGCGCAAGTTCCACCGCGGGCATTAAGTCGACTTGCCGTTCCGTTATTTCTGTTGGCAGTGCTGCTGCTAGTGGCCGTTCTTGCTTTTGGCGAAATGGGCAAAGGCGCACAACGTTGGCTCGATATTGGTCCCATAACGATACAGCCATCTGAAATAATGAAGCTTGCTATGCCGCTCATGTTGGCTTGGTACATGGACAGACGACAAATTCCTCCCACATTAACTCATCTTTTTGGTGGCCTGCTTCTTGTATTGATACCCACGTTACTAATAGCTAAGCAGCCCGATTTAGGAACCTCATTAATTGTTGCCAGTGCCGGGTTGTTCGTTATTTTTCTGGCTGGTCTCAGTTGGCGACTGGTTATGACTGCCGCTGTAGCGGCCGCCGCCTTTGCGCCCGTACTTTGGTTTTATCTCATGCACGACTATCAACGAGAACGTGTACTGACCTTTTTAAACCCAGAGAGAGATCCGCTTGGCAGCGGCTACCACATTATTCAGTCACAGATAGCCATAGGTTCGGGTGGTATTGATGGCAAAGGCTGGTTGCAGGGAACTCAGTCACAACTTGAATTTCTGCCTGAACGACACACCGATTTTATCTTCTCGGTATTTAGCGAGGAGTTTGGTCTTACCGGTGTTGTGCTGCTTCTGGCTCTATACGGTTTTGTGATTTTGCGCGGTCTTATCCTTGCAATGCGAGCTCAGGACATTTTCAGCAAGTTGCTCGCCGGCTCTATAACGCTGACCTTCTTTGTGTATGTTTTTGTAAATATTGGTATGGTTTCAGGACTCTTACCTGTTGTTGGGGTACCATTACCCTTAATAAGTTACGGTGGCACCTCAATGGTGACGCTTATGGCGGGTTTTGGCATATTAATGTCGATAGCGACTCACCACAGGCTCATTATAAACAATTAA
- the mltB gene encoding lytic murein transglycosylase B, whose product MRLLAGITLSIFSFGLAAQDNVPSVDEFIEQQVQQHNLDREQLNKWLSKAKVNNEVLEAIQRPWEAKPWYQYYPIFLTEKRLKAGLEFWEEHKATLKKAEQEYGVPAQIIVAIIGVETFYGNYMGKYSILDSLYTLGFHYPPRAKFFRSELSEFFQLASEEGWDINSAKGSYAGAMGYGQFISSSYRHYAVDFDGDGERNLLTNPVDAIGSVANYFAKHNWQAGQPIAQPLNHSENWSKVLSDGMKPNTTRKALKKQGFDLPNNETVTPDTKVRVFEFETENAAEYWLGYNNFYVITRYNHSPLYAMAVYQFSEQLKNARR is encoded by the coding sequence ATGCGTTTATTAGCAGGCATTACACTATCTATTTTCAGTTTTGGTCTGGCGGCACAGGATAATGTACCAAGTGTTGATGAGTTTATTGAGCAGCAAGTTCAACAACATAACCTTGACAGAGAACAACTGAATAAGTGGTTAAGCAAGGCCAAGGTTAACAACGAAGTACTTGAAGCGATACAGCGTCCTTGGGAAGCCAAGCCCTGGTATCAGTACTACCCAATCTTTTTAACGGAGAAACGCCTAAAAGCCGGTTTAGAGTTTTGGGAAGAGCACAAAGCCACACTCAAAAAAGCCGAGCAAGAGTACGGTGTTCCCGCCCAGATCATTGTCGCGATTATTGGAGTAGAAACCTTTTATGGTAACTATATGGGAAAATATTCCATATTGGATTCACTTTATACTTTAGGTTTCCATTACCCTCCCCGCGCCAAATTTTTTCGTTCTGAGCTTTCAGAGTTCTTTCAGTTAGCTTCTGAAGAAGGCTGGGATATTAACTCAGCGAAAGGCTCTTATGCAGGCGCAATGGGGTACGGGCAGTTCATTTCATCCAGTTATCGTCATTATGCCGTCGATTTTGACGGTGACGGCGAGCGCAACCTGCTAACCAACCCTGTCGATGCTATTGGCAGTGTCGCCAATTACTTCGCAAAGCATAACTGGCAAGCAGGACAGCCTATAGCACAACCGCTAAACCATAGTGAGAACTGGTCAAAAGTGCTTAGCGACGGCATGAAACCCAATACCACGCGCAAGGCACTGAAAAAACAAGGATTTGATTTACCCAATAACGAAACCGTGACACCGGACACCAAGGTTCGGGTCTTTGAATTTGAAACTGAAAATGCCGCAGAATACTGGTTGGGCTACAATAACTTTTACGTGATTACGCGCTATAACCATAGTCCACTCTACGCCATGGCGGTTTACCAATTCAGTGAGCAATTGAAAAATGCGCGCCGCTAA
- a CDS encoding septal ring lytic transglycosylase RlpA family protein, with product MRAANLLYCSLITVLVVGCSSQPSGRYSQHHDSAPTRLPTQAELRNAVPVPEPHSPQGNRDYEVFGKQYQVMEQAKGYVEEGYASWYGNKFHGHLTSNGEYYDMYSMTAAHTRLPLPTYVKVTNLSNERSVIVRVNDRGPFHPERIIDLSFAAAYKLDMLDSGTAHVRVEAINLKTPLASAGEQPATSSYHIQLVASSDKQRLSQIKDQLPTTLKEIATTEQNGGLYKLVLGPVPEHESHSLLEQVRASGYPKAFRVKATQNTTAAPDGTAQN from the coding sequence ATGCGCGCCGCTAATCTGCTTTATTGCTCGTTAATCACTGTTCTGGTTGTTGGTTGCAGTTCTCAGCCCTCCGGGAGGTACAGCCAACATCACGACAGCGCGCCGACTCGCTTGCCCACTCAGGCAGAGTTACGAAATGCGGTTCCGGTTCCCGAGCCGCATAGTCCTCAGGGCAACCGCGACTATGAAGTTTTTGGCAAGCAATATCAGGTTATGGAGCAAGCCAAAGGCTATGTCGAAGAGGGTTATGCCTCATGGTACGGCAATAAATTTCATGGCCATCTTACCTCGAATGGCGAGTACTATGACATGTACAGTATGACCGCCGCTCATACTCGCCTGCCCTTACCCACTTATGTAAAAGTCACGAACCTAAGCAATGAGCGAAGCGTTATCGTAAGAGTCAATGACCGTGGACCGTTTCATCCCGAACGCATCATTGATCTTTCTTTTGCGGCTGCTTATAAGCTTGATATGCTGGATTCTGGAACCGCTCATGTTCGAGTCGAAGCTATAAACCTGAAAACGCCGTTAGCCAGTGCCGGTGAGCAACCGGCAACGAGTTCTTACCATATTCAATTAGTGGCATCGTCCGATAAGCAACGTTTGTCGCAAATAAAAGACCAATTACCGACAACACTTAAAGAAATTGCAACTACCGAGCAAAATGGTGGTCTATACAAACTAGTATTAGGGCCTGTTCCGGAACACGAAAGTCACAGCCTACTCGAACAAGTAAGAGCCAGTGGTTATCCTAAAGCCTTTCGTGTAAAAGCAACGCAAAACACTACGGCTGCGCCTGACGGGACAGCGCAGAACTGA
- a CDS encoding D-alanyl-D-alanine carboxypeptidase family protein: MKKICRFFAIVAITFSTASVAAAQSLVPSAPSVNAKAYILIDHTTGKVLAQENADESLPPASLTKMMTSYIIGKEILAGRISPTDQVTISENAWAKNFPESSKMFIEVGKQVSVEKLNKGIIISSGNDACVAMAEHIAGSEDAFADLMNNYAEQLGMSNSHFANSHGLPDPDQYVSARDMATLASALINETPEEYELYAQKSFTYNNIKQYNRNSLLWDRSLNVDGIKTGHTNEAGYSLVSSAVEDGTRLIAVVMGTNSEQARKVESKKLLNYGFRYYETVKAYEAGESFVAHRIWGGDIDEVALGISEDVVVTLPRGQKDDLNANFELDQKLQAPLSKGQKVGTVYLQLNGEDVASFPLVTLQAVEEGGFFKKIMDYIKQQFSEE; encoded by the coding sequence ATGAAAAAAATCTGTCGTTTTTTTGCCATCGTTGCCATTACCTTTAGTACTGCAAGCGTAGCAGCTGCTCAATCTCTGGTGCCTAGTGCACCATCAGTTAATGCAAAAGCTTATATCTTGATAGACCACACAACCGGTAAAGTGCTGGCTCAAGAAAATGCAGACGAAAGCTTACCACCTGCAAGTCTGACTAAAATGATGACAAGTTACATTATTGGAAAAGAAATTCTTGCCGGCCGAATTTCACCGACTGATCAAGTCACTATTAGTGAAAATGCCTGGGCTAAGAATTTCCCTGAGTCATCAAAGATGTTTATCGAAGTCGGCAAGCAAGTGTCTGTCGAAAAGCTGAACAAAGGTATTATCATCTCATCAGGTAACGACGCTTGTGTTGCCATGGCTGAACATATTGCCGGTAGTGAAGACGCCTTCGCTGACCTTATGAACAACTACGCTGAGCAACTTGGCATGTCAAACAGCCATTTTGCAAACAGCCATGGGCTGCCAGATCCAGACCAGTACGTATCGGCACGTGATATGGCAACTTTGGCCAGTGCATTGATTAATGAAACGCCAGAAGAGTACGAGCTATATGCGCAAAAATCGTTTACTTATAACAACATTAAGCAGTACAACCGCAACTCATTGCTTTGGGACAGAAGCTTAAATGTAGACGGCATTAAAACTGGGCATACAAATGAAGCCGGTTACAGCCTGGTTTCTTCTGCTGTAGAAGACGGCACTCGTCTCATTGCGGTCGTTATGGGAACGAACAGCGAACAAGCGCGAAAAGTAGAAAGTAAAAAGCTACTTAACTACGGTTTCCGTTACTACGAAACAGTAAAAGCCTATGAAGCCGGTGAAAGTTTTGTGGCGCACCGCATTTGGGGTGGCGACATCGACGAAGTAGCGTTAGGTATCAGCGAGGATGTTGTTGTCACTTTGCCTCGCGGTCAAAAGGACGATTTAAACGCAAATTTCGAATTAGACCAAAAGCTACAAGCACCACTAAGTAAGGGTCAAAAAGTAGGCACCGTATATTTACAGCTTAATGGCGAAGATGTTGCATCATTCCCGTTAGTTACCTTACAAGCTGTTGAGGAAGGCGGCTTTTTCAAGAAAATTATGGACTATATTAAGCAACAGTTTAGTGAAGAATAA
- the ybeD gene encoding DUF493 family protein YbeD, whose protein sequence is MQKTRFDKLVDFPTRFTFKVMGVATESLPDQVVAVLQEHAPGDYTPSVKPSSKGNYHSVSVSVRVESQEHIEILYRSLSNIDDVRYVL, encoded by the coding sequence ATGCAAAAAACGCGCTTTGATAAATTGGTGGACTTCCCGACGCGCTTCACGTTTAAAGTGATGGGCGTCGCGACTGAGAGTTTACCTGATCAAGTAGTAGCCGTACTCCAGGAGCATGCTCCTGGGGATTATACACCGTCCGTTAAGCCCAGTAGCAAAGGAAACTATCATTCAGTGTCTGTATCCGTTCGAGTGGAAAGTCAGGAGCACATAGAAATATTGTACCGCTCGCTTTCCAATATTGATGACGTTCGTTACGTACTTTGA
- the lipB gene encoding lipoyl(octanoyl) transferase LipB, which produces MNDTLIIRTLGRQPYEPVWHAMQAFTDQRDETTADELWVVEHDPVFTQGQAGKEEHLLAPGDIPVIQVDRGGQVTYHGPGQVVIYFLLDIRRLKYGVRQLVNRIEQTIVDMLADYNIEAAARRDAPGVYVSGDKVCSLGLRIRKGCSFHGLALNVNMDMEPFARINPCGLTGIQMVQTKDMNGPQSFDEAANAVIKHFTDALSYSNILQQTGLAQDYVKAS; this is translated from the coding sequence ATGAATGACACTCTTATCATACGCACACTTGGCAGGCAGCCATACGAACCTGTATGGCACGCCATGCAGGCGTTTACGGACCAACGTGACGAAACCACCGCTGATGAACTCTGGGTGGTTGAACACGATCCTGTCTTTACCCAAGGGCAAGCCGGTAAAGAAGAGCACCTCCTTGCCCCGGGAGACATTCCCGTAATACAAGTCGATCGCGGTGGTCAGGTCACGTACCACGGCCCTGGTCAGGTCGTTATATACTTTCTACTGGATATTCGACGTTTAAAATATGGCGTCAGACAACTGGTCAACCGCATCGAGCAAACCATTGTCGATATGCTTGCTGACTATAACATAGAGGCAGCAGCGAGACGCGATGCACCTGGCGTTTATGTCAGCGGTGACAAGGTGTGTTCATTAGGACTACGCATTCGTAAAGGCTGTTCATTCCATGGTCTCGCACTCAACGTTAATATGGATATGGAACCTTTTGCCCGCATAAACCCGTGTGGCTTAACCGGTATACAAATGGTCCAAACGAAAGATATGAATGGACCACAAAGTTTTGATGAAGCCGCAAATGCGGTTATCAAGCATTTCACAGATGCGCTGTCATACAGCAACATTCTTCAACAAACAGGACTCGCTCAAGATTATGTCAAAGCCAGTTAG
- the lipA gene encoding lipoyl synthase: protein MSKPVRVEPGVKMRDADKMALIPVQVIPTERDEMLRKPSWLKVKLPSSTERIDEIKQAMRSHGLHSVCEEASCPNLPECFNHGTASFMILGDICTRRCPFCDVAHGRPLPPDSEEPEKLGKTIRDMKVKYVVITSVDRDDLRDGGAQHFADCIREIRHHCNGHIQVEVLVPDFRGRMQVALDILKDEAPDVFNHNLETVPRLYKAARPGANYQWSLDLLKKYKEARPDIRTKSGLMVGLGETKEEILEVMRDLRAHDVDMLTIGQYLQPSRHHLPVARYVHPDEFEELRIAGEEMGFSHIASGPLVRSSYHADLQAAGETVR, encoded by the coding sequence ATGTCAAAGCCAGTTAGAGTTGAACCTGGCGTCAAAATGCGCGACGCCGACAAAATGGCCCTCATACCCGTGCAGGTTATTCCAACCGAGCGCGACGAAATGCTGCGTAAACCATCATGGTTGAAAGTGAAGCTTCCCTCTTCAACCGAGCGAATTGACGAAATTAAGCAGGCAATGCGCAGTCACGGATTACATTCTGTTTGTGAGGAAGCGTCGTGCCCTAATCTCCCGGAATGCTTTAATCACGGCACGGCCAGCTTCATGATCCTAGGCGACATATGCACACGTCGATGCCCTTTCTGTGATGTTGCGCACGGCCGTCCATTACCTCCAGATTCCGAAGAGCCAGAAAAATTAGGTAAAACCATTCGCGACATGAAAGTGAAATACGTCGTTATCACTTCAGTTGACCGTGATGACTTACGCGATGGTGGAGCTCAACACTTCGCTGACTGCATTCGCGAAATTCGCCACCACTGTAATGGCCACATTCAGGTGGAAGTGTTGGTACCTGACTTTCGCGGTCGTATGCAGGTTGCCTTAGACATTTTAAAAGACGAAGCACCTGATGTGTTCAACCATAATCTAGAAACTGTGCCTCGCTTATATAAAGCAGCACGCCCGGGTGCGAATTACCAGTGGTCACTTGATTTACTGAAAAAGTATAAAGAAGCACGCCCTGACATTCGAACCAAATCAGGGCTCATGGTTGGTCTTGGAGAAACCAAAGAAGAAATTCTTGAAGTGATGCGAGACTTACGAGCGCACGATGTTGATATGCTGACGATTGGACAGTATCTTCAACCAAGCCGGCATCATCTTCCGGTAGCGCGTTACGTGCACCCTGACGAGTTTGAAGAACTGCGCATAGCTGGCGAAGAAATGGGCTTTTCACACATCGCCAGTGGCCCGTTGGTCCGCTCGTCTTACCATGCCGATCTGCAAGCGGCTGGTGAAACCGTTCGTTAA
- a CDS encoding MAPEG family protein, with translation MSLLIWCLLIAGLLPILAKAPVIYFQNRDNGYDNKHPRAQQQRLIGRGARAVAGHYNAYEAFPLYAVALLAAIATNTVTERIEFLAIAFIVLRVLYHVAYLANYDKLRSLLWFMATFCPVIILAQLAVLL, from the coding sequence GTGAGCTTACTTATATGGTGTTTACTCATTGCCGGGCTGCTACCTATTTTAGCCAAGGCGCCTGTTATTTACTTCCAAAACCGCGACAATGGTTACGACAATAAGCATCCAAGAGCTCAGCAACAACGACTTATCGGTCGCGGTGCACGTGCTGTTGCTGGTCATTATAATGCGTATGAAGCTTTCCCTTTATACGCAGTTGCGTTGTTAGCGGCCATAGCAACAAACACTGTAACAGAGCGCATTGAGTTTCTGGCTATCGCCTTTATCGTATTACGAGTGCTCTACCACGTTGCTTATTTAGCGAACTATGACAAACTGCGTTCTTTACTGTGGTTTATGGCGACTTTCTGTCCGGTGATCATACTAGCTCAATTAGCCGTTTTGCTTTGA
- a CDS encoding peptidase, translating to MIKNSLAVIVLLVFGYINHQYLSESQERYRNAVSGNAHAQHILANAYWQQGKKTNAYYWWGKAAQKGSVKSINQLMAHFPQQTDEWLSLAAKAEIPSAINAVAKRELNSARFSLRSWLTRWEQKQTTWLDKQRSLLNAFESRRQCDATLAVIGHSHAQKSEYLRVLSALNSSEFELNWCSRWVVDVALECTLKGERDRADCKSGEQADYQIILADSGIASASSRQIVLTEHSSPAVIQHEVAHWLGLADEYPMSDTLAKSFCQGLYRHKSLNVVVTGANAQGVSESDIKALYERLPWQNSLSSWKDIAQHTGQYWVLGSDANKHKVGLFKADTCNTEEGFQAWKPVKETTAMEQHATEYWPKVYLKLIEAQSKTAN from the coding sequence ATGATAAAAAATTCGCTCGCCGTTATTGTGCTTTTGGTGTTTGGTTATATCAATCACCAGTATCTTAGTGAGAGTCAAGAGCGCTATAGAAATGCGGTCAGCGGTAACGCTCACGCACAACATATACTAGCCAATGCATATTGGCAGCAAGGTAAAAAAACAAACGCTTATTACTGGTGGGGAAAGGCCGCTCAGAAGGGGAGTGTAAAATCCATTAACCAGTTAATGGCACACTTTCCTCAACAGACGGATGAATGGCTGTCGTTAGCCGCAAAAGCAGAAATACCATCAGCGATAAATGCAGTCGCAAAGCGCGAGCTTAACAGTGCAAGGTTCTCTTTGAGGAGCTGGTTGACTCGTTGGGAACAGAAGCAAACGACTTGGCTTGATAAGCAACGGAGCCTGCTGAACGCTTTTGAAAGTCGCCGACAGTGTGATGCCACTTTGGCTGTCATTGGTCACAGTCACGCACAAAAATCAGAGTACCTCAGAGTTTTGAGCGCATTGAACAGCAGTGAATTTGAGCTTAATTGGTGTTCTCGTTGGGTGGTCGACGTGGCGCTTGAATGTACGCTTAAGGGGGAAAGGGACCGTGCAGATTGTAAATCGGGTGAGCAAGCCGATTATCAGATAATTCTTGCTGACTCCGGGATTGCCAGTGCTTCCAGCCGTCAAATAGTATTAACGGAGCATAGCTCGCCAGCTGTCATTCAGCATGAGGTTGCTCATTGGTTAGGATTAGCTGACGAGTATCCCATGTCAGACACTTTGGCGAAAAGCTTTTGCCAGGGGCTGTATCGACATAAAAGCCTTAATGTCGTAGTAACCGGTGCGAACGCACAAGGTGTTTCGGAAAGCGATATCAAAGCCCTATATGAACGTCTTCCCTGGCAAAATAGCCTAAGTTCCTGGAAAGACATTGCTCAGCATACGGGTCAATACTGGGTGTTGGGCTCTGATGCAAACAAGCATAAAGTGGGGCTATTTAAAGCGGATACATGTAATACTGAAGAGGGCTTTCAAGCCTGGAAGCCAGTTAAAGAAACTACCGCTATGGAACAGCATGCAACCGAATATTGGCCAAAGGTGTATCTGAAGCTAATAGAAGCTCAAAGCAAAACGGCTAATTGA